From Elstera cyanobacteriorum:
CAGCACGCGCTTATCAGACCGATGTTCCGGCCCTGGCCATTCTATCCTCCGGCCAGAAAGAAATCGGCCTGTCCGGGCGCAGCGTGGCGCGCGGCCCGGGGACGATGACGCTGATCCCGGCCAATACCGCCATCGATGTGGTGAACGAGCCGGACGCCAGAACCGGCGTTTATGCCGCCGCCCTGATCCTGTTTCCCTTACCCCTGCTGCAAAGGGTACGCCTTCTGCACCCCACGGCCTTCGCGCCGATTGGGCTTGAAACACTCGACCCGCGCCGCTGGGATGTTCCGTCAACGCCGCTGCTGCAAGAGGCTGTGGCCCGCGTGCTGGATGCCGTCGCCGCGCCGGAAAGCGTTCCCGCCGAAATTCTCGATCATCGGGTGATGGAAGTGGCGCTGCTGCTGGCCGATAAGCCGCTGCTGCCCGCCCGCGCCCTACTGCGCGACGGCCAAACCGGCGCTGCCGTTACCAGTCTTCTGTCGGGCGATCTTAGCCGCCCGTGGACCGCCGCCCACCTTGCCCGCCTGATCGGTATGAGCGAGGCAACCCTCCGCCGCCGTCTGGCTGCGGAGGGGATTGGCCTGCGCAAACTCTTGACCGGCCTGCGCCGGGATCAAGCCGCCCGCTTGCTAGCCGATGGCCTGTCGGCAGCGGATGCGGCGGCAGCCGTGGGCTTGGCCCGAAGCCCGCTTCTCACTTAACCGCCGGATGCAGGCTATAGGCCGCCTTCGCCTCGCCTTCCGCCAGAATATGCCCCTTCAGCGCGGGTTCCAAATCGGCCCAGGTAAAGCGATCTGGCAGCGGTAAGCTCGCGACATCCAAGGCATAGACGCGGATGCGGTACTCGTGACGGCGGAGGTCGTTCAGCGGTGGGCACGGGCCGGCGTAACCGCCCCAGTCGCCCGCCATGTCGGGATTACTGGCCATGAAGGCGGCATAACCGCTTTGCCCGCGCGTGCCGATGGCAGTG
This genomic window contains:
- a CDS encoding helix-turn-helix domain-containing protein, yielding MTATAPVADRAPALLSTAFGRLIAAHPFDVLHDHPERFTRYIIRRREAARAYQTDVPALAILSSGQKEIGLSGRSVARGPGTMTLIPANTAIDVVNEPDARTGVYAAALILFPLPLLQRVRLLHPTAFAPIGLETLDPRRWDVPSTPLLQEAVARVLDAVAAPESVPAEILDHRVMEVALLLADKPLLPARALLRDGQTGAAVTSLLSGDLSRPWTAAHLARLIGMSEATLRRRLAAEGIGLRKLLTGLRRDQAARLLADGLSAADAAAAVGLARSPLLT